In one window of Phalacrocorax aristotelis chromosome W, bGulAri2.1, whole genome shotgun sequence DNA:
- the KANK3 gene encoding KN motif and ankyrin repeat domain-containing protein 3 isoform X6: MAQPAPLNQNLPDLGGPFLYRDQDEGEKSSYSVETPYGFLLDLDFLKYVDDIESGQTLKKVPLPRRAKGARPPPGALRSPSSHASAWTSTESLTSTASEEGRTMLLLSPHSQVPLEPSSKPTPHPVSPPPPVRLLPPPTRRCLLRNPRVEKTLVETSRRLEQEQGRLQDIGGPSCGGPPGAPSQPPPWVPVGTEGQVGWGRASPGSSGRSTPAAGLSSAPLQHVREQMAAALRQLRDLEEQVKTIPLLETQICELKREKAKLLEKLLVESGEALSHPAGSEVVAGGEESPQAGPESEVEPAKGRASKIAELRKLTEKLAVPERGSRAWPGRSPRAAERPCRSVAVGEDRAMTDAVFYYRSQEGGDMLDGRVRECRDAAVWVLESSLGLASEAEQELELLQQTVGHQKEVITLMEGHLREATRELEELRLEVCARRPGGQEDKEVMAKPQMAEALVEAMMVTQSQAPSNPPETAEAGVECCLPTTCVGVSCCPDTRDVAVGPDLATRCEDKGSQTDVESALLVDEETEPGDAPSSPLVQGAGAMGGMCQGSRAPSTAAQETTHSGRDPPPARDGGAAPSPAARALKSIMKKQDGPPRSEAEGSKKSLQFVGVLNGEYESTTSEEEEEEEEEEGDSSSEKASADSSDSEELGNTDTSDEEAREGEHEGASMTLPEPPEVKEKFELSPRMREACLIVKTHLGHPGASKSKEVLASNSLVLQEWFRLSSQKLSVPDTVANHLLAFAEVSPALLAHVVNLADGNGNTALHYSVSHSNFHIVRLLLDTGVCNVDHQNKAGYTALMLAALAAVEQEDDMNVVRRLFSMGNVNAKASQAGQTALMLAVSHGRQEMVEALLACGADVNLQDEEGSTALMCACEHGRVETVKLLLAQPTCNISIVDSDGNNAVTIALEAGHSNIAVLLYAHLNGTKAQMPEEQLRIAPGKKDSQEELREPRASRDGRVCRRTCVSVQVCVHQAGWEQDKAWSEPETLPEKLVLGNTLLSAVGPFQLCTEVNIRCSRPLSSTLLCMYSILTALVS; encoded by the exons ATGGCTCAGCCTGCACCCCTGAACCAGAACCTCCCAG ATCTCGGGGGCCCATTCTTGTACCGGGACCAGGACGAGGGGGAGAAGAGCTCGTATTCAGTGGAAACCCCCTACGGCTTCCTCCTGGACCTGGATTTCCTGAAATACGTGGATGACATCGAAAGTGGCCAAACACTCAAGAAAGTGCCACTGCCTCGCAGGGCAAAGGGGGCCCGGCCACCGCCTGGTGCCCtgcgcagccccagcagccatgCCAGTGCCTGGACCTCCACCGAGTCCCTCACTTCCACAGCCAGTGAGGAGGGCAGgaccatgctgctgctgtccccGCACAGCCAGGTACCCCTGGAGCCCTCAAGCAAGCCAACCCCCCACCCTGTCTCACCACCGCCACCAGTGCGGCTGCTCCCACCTCCCACCCGCAGGTGCCTCCTGCGAAACCCACGGGTGGAGAAGACCTTGGTGGAGACaagcaggaggctggagcaggagcagggccgTTTGCAGGATATCGGTGGTCCCTCTTGCGGTGGCCCGCCAGGTGCCCCGAGTCAGCCGCCCCCCTGGGTGCCAGTGGGCACCGAGGGCCAGGTGGGCTGGGGCCGCGCGAGCCCCGGCAGCTCAGGGCGCAGCacgccggcggcggggctcagctctgccccacTGCAGCACGTACGGGAGCAGATGGCCGCAGCCCTGCGGCAGCTCCGGGACCTGGAGGAGCAGGTGAAAACCATCCCCCTCCTGGAGACCCAGATCTGCGAGCTGAAGCGGGAGAAGGCAAAGCTGTTGGAGAAGCTGTTGGTGGAGTCCGGCGAGGCTCTCAGCCACCCCGCTGGCTCTGAGGTGGTGGCAGGGGGCGAGGAGTCACCCCAAGCGGGGCCAGAGAGTGAAGTGGAGCCAGCAAAGGGGCGAGCGAGCAAGATCGCAGAGCTGAGGAAGCTGACGGAGAAGCTGGCTGTGCCTGAGCGGGGCAGCAGGGCTTGGCCGGGCAGGAGCCCCAGGGCTGCCGAGAGACCATGCCGCTCCGTGGCAGTGGGTGAGGACCGAGCCATGACAGATGCTGTCTTCTACTACCGGTCGCAGGAGGGTGGTGATATGCTGGATGGCAGGGTGAGGGAGTGCAGGGACGCGGCTGTCTGGGTGCTGGAGTCCTCACTGGGTCTGGCCAgtgaggcagagcaggagctggagctgctgcagcagacagTGGGGCACCAGAAGGAGGTTATCACCCTGATGGAGGGGCACCTGCGGGAGGCCACGCgagagctggaggagctgcgGCTGGAGGTGTGTGCCCGCCGGCCTGGTGGGCAGGAGGACAAGGAAGTGATGGCCAAGCCACAGATGGCCGAGGCGCTGGTGGAGGCGATGATGGTGACACAGAGCCAGGCACCCAGCAACCCCCCGGAGACGGCAGAGGCAGGCGTGGAGTGCTGCCTGCCGACCACCTGCGTCGGGGTGAGCTGCTGCCCTGACACGCGGGACGTGGCGGTTGGCCCTGATTTGGCCACCAGGTGCGAAGACAAGGGCAGCCAGACCGACGTGGAGAGCGCTCTCCTGGTGGATGAGGAGACAGAGCCTGGCGATGCCCCGAGCAGCCCCTTGGTTCAGGGTGCAGGAGCAATGGGGGGAATGTGCCAGGGCAGCCGagcacccagcacagctgcacaaGAGACAACGCACAGCGGCCGGGACCCACCCCCGGCACGGGATGGCGGAGCTGCCCCGAGCCCTGCGGCCA GAGCCCTGAAGTCCATCATGAAAAAGCAGGATGGTCCCCCCCGGAGCGAGGCCGAGGGCAGCAAGAAGAGCCTGCAGTTTGTGGGCGTGCTGAACGGGGA GTACGAGAGCACGACtagcgaggaggaggaggaggaggaggaggaagaaggcgATAGCTCCTCAGAGAAGGCTTCAGCCGACAGCTCTGACAGCGAGGAGCTGGGGAACACTGACACATCAGATGAGGAGGCCAGGGAAGGCGAGCACGAAGGGGCCAGCATGACCCTGCCAGAGCCCCCTGAGGTGAAGGAGAA GTTTGAGCTGAGCCCCAGGATGCGGGAGGCCTGCCTCATCGTCAAGACCCACCTGGGCCACCCTGGTGCCAGCAAGAGCAAAGAGGTG CTCGCCAGCAACAGCCTGGTCCTGCAGGAGTGGTTCCGTCTGTCCAGCCAGAAGTTGTCTGTCCCCGACACAGTCGCCAACCACCTCCTGGCCTTTGCTGAGGTCTCACCGGCTCTCCTGGCCCACGTGGTGAACCTGGCAGATGGGAACGGCAACACGGCCCTGCACTACAGTGTCTCCCACTCCAACTTCCACATTGTGCGGCTGCTGCTGGACACGG GAGTCTGTAACGTGGATCACCAGAACAAAGCCGGCTACACAGCTCTCATGCTGGCAGCGCTGGCAGCTGTGGAGCAGGAAGACGACATGAATGTGGTCCGGAGGCTCTTCAGCATGGGCAATGTCAATGCCAAGGCCAGCCAG GCTGGCCAGACAGCACTGATGCTGGCCGTCAGCCATGGCCGGCAGGAGATGGTGGAAGCCCTGCTTGCCTGTGGAGCCGACGTGAACCTGCAGGACGAGGAGGGCTCAACTGCGCTGATGTGTGCCTGCGAGCACGGCCGCGTGGAGACAgtgaagctgctgctggctcagcCCACCTGCAACATCTCCATCGTGGACAGC GATGGTAACAATGCCGTCACCATCGCGCTGGAGGCCGGCCACAGCAACATCGCTGTGCTCCTCTACGCCCACCTCAATGGCACAAAGGCGCAGATGCCT gaagagcagctgaggatagctccaggaaaaaaagattcgCAAGAAGAGCTCAGAGAGCCTAGAGCCAGCAGAGATGGACGTGTATGTCGGAGGACATGTGTGTCTGTGCAAGTGTGTGTGCACCAGGCGGGGTGGGAACAAGACAAG GCCTGGTCTGAGCCAGAAACGCTCCCTGAGAAACTTGTTCTGGGCAACACGCTGCTGTCCGCAGTGGGCCCGTTTCAGCTTTGCACTGAAGTTAACATACGATGCTCACGGCCACTCTCTAGTACACTGCTCTGTATGTATTCCATACTCACTGCTTTGGTTTCATAG
- the KANK3 gene encoding KN motif and ankyrin repeat domain-containing protein 3 isoform X2 has protein sequence MIWAEDPPSLRRPGQGTSPFLGSRGSPLPPRRPGRGKSHAEGPRGQAPPSPRSGGRRHLRAWAEQGSRVGEGPGAVPVPAGARGRSRPAPPRPCPPSARGCGGQPRAAGPGTAAPRWGPAAAQTPGRRDLGGPFLYRDQDEGEKSSYSVETPYGFLLDLDFLKYVDDIESGQTLKKVPLPRRAKGARPPPGALRSPSSHASAWTSTESLTSTASEEGRTMLLLSPHSQVPLEPSSKPTPHPVSPPPPVRLLPPPTRRCLLRNPRVEKTLVETSRRLEQEQGRLQDIGGPSCGGPPGAPSQPPPWVPVGTEGQVGWGRASPGSSGRSTPAAGLSSAPLQHVREQMAAALRQLRDLEEQVKTIPLLETQICELKREKAKLLEKLLVESGEALSHPAGSEVVAGGEESPQAGPESEVEPAKGRASKIAELRKLTEKLAVPERGSRAWPGRSPRAAERPCRSVAVGEDRAMTDAVFYYRSQEGGDMLDGRVRECRDAAVWVLESSLGLASEAEQELELLQQTVGHQKEVITLMEGHLREATRELEELRLEVCARRPGGQEDKEVMAKPQMAEALVEAMMVTQSQAPSNPPETAEAGVECCLPTTCVGVSCCPDTRDVAVGPDLATRCEDKGSQTDVESALLVDEETEPGDAPSSPLVQGAGAMGGMCQGSRAPSTAAQETTHSGRDPPPARDGGAAPSPAARALKSIMKKQDGPPRSEAEGSKKSLQFVGVLNGEYESTTSEEEEEEEEEEGDSSSEKASADSSDSEELGNTDTSDEEAREGEHEGASMTLPEPPEVKEKFELSPRMREACLIVKTHLGHPGASKSKELASNSLVLQEWFRLSSQKLSVPDTVANHLLAFAEVSPALLAHVVNLADGNGNTALHYSVSHSNFHIVRLLLDTGVCNVDHQNKAGYTALMLAALAAVEQEDDMNVVRRLFSMGNVNAKASQAGQTALMLAVSHGRQEMVEALLACGADVNLQDEEGSTALMCACEHGRVETVKLLLAQPTCNISIVDSDGNNAVTIALEAGHSNIAVLLYAHLNGTKAQMPEEQLRIAPGKKDSQEELREPRASRDGRVCRRTCVSVQVCVHQAGWEQDKAWSEPETLPEKLVLGNTLLSAVGPFQLCTEVNIRCSRPLSSTLLCMYSILTALVS, from the exons atGATCTGGGCAGAGGATCCCCCATCCCTGAGGAGACCAGGGCAGGGGACGTCCCCCTTCCTGGGCTCACGGGgatccccccttccccccaggaGACCAGGACGGGGGAAATCCCACGCCGAGGGGCCACGGGGACAGGCACCCCCCTCCCCGAGGAGCGGGGGGCGCCGGCACCTCCGTGCCTGGGCTGAGCAGGGGTCCCGGGTGGgcgaggggccgggggcggTGCCCGTCCCGGCCGGGGCCCGGGGACGatcccggcccgccccgccccgcccctgcccgccctcggcccggggctgcggcgggcAGCCCAGAGCCGCCGGGCCCGGGACGGCGGCCCCGCGCTGGGGCCCGGCTGCAGCCCAGACGCCCGGCCGGCGAG ATCTCGGGGGCCCATTCTTGTACCGGGACCAGGACGAGGGGGAGAAGAGCTCGTATTCAGTGGAAACCCCCTACGGCTTCCTCCTGGACCTGGATTTCCTGAAATACGTGGATGACATCGAAAGTGGCCAAACACTCAAGAAAGTGCCACTGCCTCGCAGGGCAAAGGGGGCCCGGCCACCGCCTGGTGCCCtgcgcagccccagcagccatgCCAGTGCCTGGACCTCCACCGAGTCCCTCACTTCCACAGCCAGTGAGGAGGGCAGgaccatgctgctgctgtccccGCACAGCCAGGTACCCCTGGAGCCCTCAAGCAAGCCAACCCCCCACCCTGTCTCACCACCGCCACCAGTGCGGCTGCTCCCACCTCCCACCCGCAGGTGCCTCCTGCGAAACCCACGGGTGGAGAAGACCTTGGTGGAGACaagcaggaggctggagcaggagcagggccgTTTGCAGGATATCGGTGGTCCCTCTTGCGGTGGCCCGCCAGGTGCCCCGAGTCAGCCGCCCCCCTGGGTGCCAGTGGGCACCGAGGGCCAGGTGGGCTGGGGCCGCGCGAGCCCCGGCAGCTCAGGGCGCAGCacgccggcggcggggctcagctctgccccacTGCAGCACGTACGGGAGCAGATGGCCGCAGCCCTGCGGCAGCTCCGGGACCTGGAGGAGCAGGTGAAAACCATCCCCCTCCTGGAGACCCAGATCTGCGAGCTGAAGCGGGAGAAGGCAAAGCTGTTGGAGAAGCTGTTGGTGGAGTCCGGCGAGGCTCTCAGCCACCCCGCTGGCTCTGAGGTGGTGGCAGGGGGCGAGGAGTCACCCCAAGCGGGGCCAGAGAGTGAAGTGGAGCCAGCAAAGGGGCGAGCGAGCAAGATCGCAGAGCTGAGGAAGCTGACGGAGAAGCTGGCTGTGCCTGAGCGGGGCAGCAGGGCTTGGCCGGGCAGGAGCCCCAGGGCTGCCGAGAGACCATGCCGCTCCGTGGCAGTGGGTGAGGACCGAGCCATGACAGATGCTGTCTTCTACTACCGGTCGCAGGAGGGTGGTGATATGCTGGATGGCAGGGTGAGGGAGTGCAGGGACGCGGCTGTCTGGGTGCTGGAGTCCTCACTGGGTCTGGCCAgtgaggcagagcaggagctggagctgctgcagcagacagTGGGGCACCAGAAGGAGGTTATCACCCTGATGGAGGGGCACCTGCGGGAGGCCACGCgagagctggaggagctgcgGCTGGAGGTGTGTGCCCGCCGGCCTGGTGGGCAGGAGGACAAGGAAGTGATGGCCAAGCCACAGATGGCCGAGGCGCTGGTGGAGGCGATGATGGTGACACAGAGCCAGGCACCCAGCAACCCCCCGGAGACGGCAGAGGCAGGCGTGGAGTGCTGCCTGCCGACCACCTGCGTCGGGGTGAGCTGCTGCCCTGACACGCGGGACGTGGCGGTTGGCCCTGATTTGGCCACCAGGTGCGAAGACAAGGGCAGCCAGACCGACGTGGAGAGCGCTCTCCTGGTGGATGAGGAGACAGAGCCTGGCGATGCCCCGAGCAGCCCCTTGGTTCAGGGTGCAGGAGCAATGGGGGGAATGTGCCAGGGCAGCCGagcacccagcacagctgcacaaGAGACAACGCACAGCGGCCGGGACCCACCCCCGGCACGGGATGGCGGAGCTGCCCCGAGCCCTGCGGCCA GAGCCCTGAAGTCCATCATGAAAAAGCAGGATGGTCCCCCCCGGAGCGAGGCCGAGGGCAGCAAGAAGAGCCTGCAGTTTGTGGGCGTGCTGAACGGGGA GTACGAGAGCACGACtagcgaggaggaggaggaggaggaggaggaagaaggcgATAGCTCCTCAGAGAAGGCTTCAGCCGACAGCTCTGACAGCGAGGAGCTGGGGAACACTGACACATCAGATGAGGAGGCCAGGGAAGGCGAGCACGAAGGGGCCAGCATGACCCTGCCAGAGCCCCCTGAGGTGAAGGAGAA GTTTGAGCTGAGCCCCAGGATGCGGGAGGCCTGCCTCATCGTCAAGACCCACCTGGGCCACCCTGGTGCCAGCAAGAGCAAAGAG CTCGCCAGCAACAGCCTGGTCCTGCAGGAGTGGTTCCGTCTGTCCAGCCAGAAGTTGTCTGTCCCCGACACAGTCGCCAACCACCTCCTGGCCTTTGCTGAGGTCTCACCGGCTCTCCTGGCCCACGTGGTGAACCTGGCAGATGGGAACGGCAACACGGCCCTGCACTACAGTGTCTCCCACTCCAACTTCCACATTGTGCGGCTGCTGCTGGACACGG GAGTCTGTAACGTGGATCACCAGAACAAAGCCGGCTACACAGCTCTCATGCTGGCAGCGCTGGCAGCTGTGGAGCAGGAAGACGACATGAATGTGGTCCGGAGGCTCTTCAGCATGGGCAATGTCAATGCCAAGGCCAGCCAG GCTGGCCAGACAGCACTGATGCTGGCCGTCAGCCATGGCCGGCAGGAGATGGTGGAAGCCCTGCTTGCCTGTGGAGCCGACGTGAACCTGCAGGACGAGGAGGGCTCAACTGCGCTGATGTGTGCCTGCGAGCACGGCCGCGTGGAGACAgtgaagctgctgctggctcagcCCACCTGCAACATCTCCATCGTGGACAGC GATGGTAACAATGCCGTCACCATCGCGCTGGAGGCCGGCCACAGCAACATCGCTGTGCTCCTCTACGCCCACCTCAATGGCACAAAGGCGCAGATGCCT gaagagcagctgaggatagctccaggaaaaaaagattcgCAAGAAGAGCTCAGAGAGCCTAGAGCCAGCAGAGATGGACGTGTATGTCGGAGGACATGTGTGTCTGTGCAAGTGTGTGTGCACCAGGCGGGGTGGGAACAAGACAAG GCCTGGTCTGAGCCAGAAACGCTCCCTGAGAAACTTGTTCTGGGCAACACGCTGCTGTCCGCAGTGGGCCCGTTTCAGCTTTGCACTGAAGTTAACATACGATGCTCACGGCCACTCTCTAGTACACTGCTCTGTATGTATTCCATACTCACTGCTTTGGTTTCATAG
- the KANK3 gene encoding KN motif and ankyrin repeat domain-containing protein 3 isoform X1 → MIWAEDPPSLRRPGQGTSPFLGSRGSPLPPRRPGRGKSHAEGPRGQAPPSPRSGGRRHLRAWAEQGSRVGEGPGAVPVPAGARGRSRPAPPRPCPPSARGCGGQPRAAGPGTAAPRWGPAAAQTPGRRDLGGPFLYRDQDEGEKSSYSVETPYGFLLDLDFLKYVDDIESGQTLKKVPLPRRAKGARPPPGALRSPSSHASAWTSTESLTSTASEEGRTMLLLSPHSQVPLEPSSKPTPHPVSPPPPVRLLPPPTRRCLLRNPRVEKTLVETSRRLEQEQGRLQDIGGPSCGGPPGAPSQPPPWVPVGTEGQVGWGRASPGSSGRSTPAAGLSSAPLQHVREQMAAALRQLRDLEEQVKTIPLLETQICELKREKAKLLEKLLVESGEALSHPAGSEVVAGGEESPQAGPESEVEPAKGRASKIAELRKLTEKLAVPERGSRAWPGRSPRAAERPCRSVAVGEDRAMTDAVFYYRSQEGGDMLDGRVRECRDAAVWVLESSLGLASEAEQELELLQQTVGHQKEVITLMEGHLREATRELEELRLEVCARRPGGQEDKEVMAKPQMAEALVEAMMVTQSQAPSNPPETAEAGVECCLPTTCVGVSCCPDTRDVAVGPDLATRCEDKGSQTDVESALLVDEETEPGDAPSSPLVQGAGAMGGMCQGSRAPSTAAQETTHSGRDPPPARDGGAAPSPAARALKSIMKKQDGPPRSEAEGSKKSLQFVGVLNGEYESTTSEEEEEEEEEEGDSSSEKASADSSDSEELGNTDTSDEEAREGEHEGASMTLPEPPEVKEKFELSPRMREACLIVKTHLGHPGASKSKEVLASNSLVLQEWFRLSSQKLSVPDTVANHLLAFAEVSPALLAHVVNLADGNGNTALHYSVSHSNFHIVRLLLDTGVCNVDHQNKAGYTALMLAALAAVEQEDDMNVVRRLFSMGNVNAKASQAGQTALMLAVSHGRQEMVEALLACGADVNLQDEEGSTALMCACEHGRVETVKLLLAQPTCNISIVDSDGNNAVTIALEAGHSNIAVLLYAHLNGTKAQMPEEQLRIAPGKKDSQEELREPRASRDGRVCRRTCVSVQVCVHQAGWEQDKAWSEPETLPEKLVLGNTLLSAVGPFQLCTEVNIRCSRPLSSTLLCMYSILTALVS, encoded by the exons atGATCTGGGCAGAGGATCCCCCATCCCTGAGGAGACCAGGGCAGGGGACGTCCCCCTTCCTGGGCTCACGGGgatccccccttccccccaggaGACCAGGACGGGGGAAATCCCACGCCGAGGGGCCACGGGGACAGGCACCCCCCTCCCCGAGGAGCGGGGGGCGCCGGCACCTCCGTGCCTGGGCTGAGCAGGGGTCCCGGGTGGgcgaggggccgggggcggTGCCCGTCCCGGCCGGGGCCCGGGGACGatcccggcccgccccgccccgcccctgcccgccctcggcccggggctgcggcgggcAGCCCAGAGCCGCCGGGCCCGGGACGGCGGCCCCGCGCTGGGGCCCGGCTGCAGCCCAGACGCCCGGCCGGCGAG ATCTCGGGGGCCCATTCTTGTACCGGGACCAGGACGAGGGGGAGAAGAGCTCGTATTCAGTGGAAACCCCCTACGGCTTCCTCCTGGACCTGGATTTCCTGAAATACGTGGATGACATCGAAAGTGGCCAAACACTCAAGAAAGTGCCACTGCCTCGCAGGGCAAAGGGGGCCCGGCCACCGCCTGGTGCCCtgcgcagccccagcagccatgCCAGTGCCTGGACCTCCACCGAGTCCCTCACTTCCACAGCCAGTGAGGAGGGCAGgaccatgctgctgctgtccccGCACAGCCAGGTACCCCTGGAGCCCTCAAGCAAGCCAACCCCCCACCCTGTCTCACCACCGCCACCAGTGCGGCTGCTCCCACCTCCCACCCGCAGGTGCCTCCTGCGAAACCCACGGGTGGAGAAGACCTTGGTGGAGACaagcaggaggctggagcaggagcagggccgTTTGCAGGATATCGGTGGTCCCTCTTGCGGTGGCCCGCCAGGTGCCCCGAGTCAGCCGCCCCCCTGGGTGCCAGTGGGCACCGAGGGCCAGGTGGGCTGGGGCCGCGCGAGCCCCGGCAGCTCAGGGCGCAGCacgccggcggcggggctcagctctgccccacTGCAGCACGTACGGGAGCAGATGGCCGCAGCCCTGCGGCAGCTCCGGGACCTGGAGGAGCAGGTGAAAACCATCCCCCTCCTGGAGACCCAGATCTGCGAGCTGAAGCGGGAGAAGGCAAAGCTGTTGGAGAAGCTGTTGGTGGAGTCCGGCGAGGCTCTCAGCCACCCCGCTGGCTCTGAGGTGGTGGCAGGGGGCGAGGAGTCACCCCAAGCGGGGCCAGAGAGTGAAGTGGAGCCAGCAAAGGGGCGAGCGAGCAAGATCGCAGAGCTGAGGAAGCTGACGGAGAAGCTGGCTGTGCCTGAGCGGGGCAGCAGGGCTTGGCCGGGCAGGAGCCCCAGGGCTGCCGAGAGACCATGCCGCTCCGTGGCAGTGGGTGAGGACCGAGCCATGACAGATGCTGTCTTCTACTACCGGTCGCAGGAGGGTGGTGATATGCTGGATGGCAGGGTGAGGGAGTGCAGGGACGCGGCTGTCTGGGTGCTGGAGTCCTCACTGGGTCTGGCCAgtgaggcagagcaggagctggagctgctgcagcagacagTGGGGCACCAGAAGGAGGTTATCACCCTGATGGAGGGGCACCTGCGGGAGGCCACGCgagagctggaggagctgcgGCTGGAGGTGTGTGCCCGCCGGCCTGGTGGGCAGGAGGACAAGGAAGTGATGGCCAAGCCACAGATGGCCGAGGCGCTGGTGGAGGCGATGATGGTGACACAGAGCCAGGCACCCAGCAACCCCCCGGAGACGGCAGAGGCAGGCGTGGAGTGCTGCCTGCCGACCACCTGCGTCGGGGTGAGCTGCTGCCCTGACACGCGGGACGTGGCGGTTGGCCCTGATTTGGCCACCAGGTGCGAAGACAAGGGCAGCCAGACCGACGTGGAGAGCGCTCTCCTGGTGGATGAGGAGACAGAGCCTGGCGATGCCCCGAGCAGCCCCTTGGTTCAGGGTGCAGGAGCAATGGGGGGAATGTGCCAGGGCAGCCGagcacccagcacagctgcacaaGAGACAACGCACAGCGGCCGGGACCCACCCCCGGCACGGGATGGCGGAGCTGCCCCGAGCCCTGCGGCCA GAGCCCTGAAGTCCATCATGAAAAAGCAGGATGGTCCCCCCCGGAGCGAGGCCGAGGGCAGCAAGAAGAGCCTGCAGTTTGTGGGCGTGCTGAACGGGGA GTACGAGAGCACGACtagcgaggaggaggaggaggaggaggaggaagaaggcgATAGCTCCTCAGAGAAGGCTTCAGCCGACAGCTCTGACAGCGAGGAGCTGGGGAACACTGACACATCAGATGAGGAGGCCAGGGAAGGCGAGCACGAAGGGGCCAGCATGACCCTGCCAGAGCCCCCTGAGGTGAAGGAGAA GTTTGAGCTGAGCCCCAGGATGCGGGAGGCCTGCCTCATCGTCAAGACCCACCTGGGCCACCCTGGTGCCAGCAAGAGCAAAGAGGTG CTCGCCAGCAACAGCCTGGTCCTGCAGGAGTGGTTCCGTCTGTCCAGCCAGAAGTTGTCTGTCCCCGACACAGTCGCCAACCACCTCCTGGCCTTTGCTGAGGTCTCACCGGCTCTCCTGGCCCACGTGGTGAACCTGGCAGATGGGAACGGCAACACGGCCCTGCACTACAGTGTCTCCCACTCCAACTTCCACATTGTGCGGCTGCTGCTGGACACGG GAGTCTGTAACGTGGATCACCAGAACAAAGCCGGCTACACAGCTCTCATGCTGGCAGCGCTGGCAGCTGTGGAGCAGGAAGACGACATGAATGTGGTCCGGAGGCTCTTCAGCATGGGCAATGTCAATGCCAAGGCCAGCCAG GCTGGCCAGACAGCACTGATGCTGGCCGTCAGCCATGGCCGGCAGGAGATGGTGGAAGCCCTGCTTGCCTGTGGAGCCGACGTGAACCTGCAGGACGAGGAGGGCTCAACTGCGCTGATGTGTGCCTGCGAGCACGGCCGCGTGGAGACAgtgaagctgctgctggctcagcCCACCTGCAACATCTCCATCGTGGACAGC GATGGTAACAATGCCGTCACCATCGCGCTGGAGGCCGGCCACAGCAACATCGCTGTGCTCCTCTACGCCCACCTCAATGGCACAAAGGCGCAGATGCCT gaagagcagctgaggatagctccaggaaaaaaagattcgCAAGAAGAGCTCAGAGAGCCTAGAGCCAGCAGAGATGGACGTGTATGTCGGAGGACATGTGTGTCTGTGCAAGTGTGTGTGCACCAGGCGGGGTGGGAACAAGACAAG GCCTGGTCTGAGCCAGAAACGCTCCCTGAGAAACTTGTTCTGGGCAACACGCTGCTGTCCGCAGTGGGCCCGTTTCAGCTTTGCACTGAAGTTAACATACGATGCTCACGGCCACTCTCTAGTACACTGCTCTGTATGTATTCCATACTCACTGCTTTGGTTTCATAG